A single window of Pseudarthrobacter psychrotolerans DNA harbors:
- a CDS encoding carboxyl transferase domain-containing protein, translated as METLASRLDAASDVFAANNAAQVALAAELRTRLADAALGGPEKSRERHLGRGKLLPRERIDRLLDDGSPFLEIAPLAANGMYNNESPGAGVIAGIGLVHGRKVLVISNDATVKGGTYYPMTVKKHLRAQEIALENRLPCIYLVDSGGAFLPKQDEVFPDREHFGRIFFNQAKMSAAKIPQIASVMGSCTAGGAYVPAMSDETVIVRNQGTIFLGGPPLVKAAIGEIVTAEELGGGDVHSRISGVTDHLAENDEHALQIVRDIVATLPKPAAPAWDVDAVVEPVADPEELYGAVPTDVNAQYDVHEVIARLVDGSRFHEFKKEYGTTLVTGFARLHGHPVGIVANNGVLFSESSLKGAHFIELCDQRGIPLVFLQNISGFMVGKDSEQGGIAKNGAKMVTAVATARVPKLTVVIGGSFGAGNYSMCGRAYSPRFLWMWPASRISVMGGNQASSVLATVKRDQYEAAGQEWSAEDEEAFKAPIKQQYEDQGSPYYSTARLWDDGVIDPADTRTVLGLALDVVSRTPLPETSFGLFRM; from the coding sequence ATGGAGACCCTCGCCAGCCGGCTTGATGCCGCAAGTGACGTGTTTGCTGCAAACAACGCTGCGCAGGTCGCGCTAGCCGCCGAGCTCCGGACCAGGCTGGCCGACGCCGCGTTGGGCGGGCCGGAAAAGTCGCGGGAGCGCCACCTGGGCCGCGGCAAGCTGCTGCCGCGCGAACGGATCGACCGGCTGCTGGATGACGGCAGCCCTTTCCTGGAGATCGCGCCGCTGGCGGCTAACGGCATGTACAACAACGAGTCGCCCGGTGCCGGGGTCATCGCCGGGATCGGCCTGGTCCACGGACGCAAGGTCCTGGTGATCTCCAACGACGCCACCGTCAAGGGCGGCACGTACTATCCGATGACGGTGAAGAAGCACCTTCGCGCCCAGGAGATCGCGCTGGAGAACAGGCTGCCGTGCATCTACCTGGTGGATTCGGGCGGGGCCTTCCTTCCGAAGCAGGACGAGGTGTTCCCGGACAGGGAGCATTTTGGCCGGATCTTCTTCAACCAGGCGAAAATGTCTGCCGCGAAGATCCCGCAGATTGCTTCGGTGATGGGTTCCTGCACGGCCGGCGGCGCGTACGTTCCGGCGATGAGCGACGAGACCGTGATCGTCAGGAACCAGGGCACCATCTTCCTGGGCGGGCCGCCGCTGGTGAAAGCGGCCATCGGTGAAATCGTTACCGCGGAGGAGCTCGGCGGCGGCGACGTCCACTCGAGGATTTCCGGGGTCACGGACCATCTGGCTGAGAACGACGAACACGCCCTGCAGATCGTCCGCGACATCGTGGCCACCTTGCCGAAGCCGGCTGCCCCCGCGTGGGATGTGGACGCCGTCGTCGAACCCGTCGCGGACCCGGAGGAGTTGTACGGTGCCGTGCCCACGGACGTCAACGCGCAATACGACGTCCATGAGGTCATTGCCCGGCTGGTGGACGGCAGCAGGTTCCATGAGTTCAAGAAGGAGTACGGCACCACACTGGTCACCGGTTTCGCCAGGCTGCACGGGCACCCGGTGGGGATCGTGGCCAACAACGGCGTGCTCTTCAGCGAGTCCTCGCTCAAAGGCGCACACTTCATCGAGCTGTGCGACCAGCGCGGAATTCCGCTGGTCTTCCTGCAGAACATTTCCGGGTTCATGGTGGGCAAGGACTCGGAACAGGGCGGCATCGCCAAGAACGGCGCCAAGATGGTCACTGCGGTAGCGACGGCCAGGGTGCCCAAGTTGACCGTCGTGATCGGCGGGTCCTTCGGGGCGGGCAACTACTCCATGTGCGGGCGGGCGTATTCACCGCGGTTTCTCTGGATGTGGCCCGCCAGCCGGATCTCCGTGATGGGCGGCAACCAGGCGTCCAGCGTCCTGGCCACCGTCAAGCGTGACCAGTACGAAGCGGCCGGCCAGGAATGGTCCGCCGAAGACGAGGAAGCCTTCAAAGCCCCGATCAAACAGCAATACGAGGACCAGGGCAGCCCGTACTACTCCACC
- a CDS encoding TetR/AcrR family transcriptional regulator, giving the protein MAGTPRSKAQTAPGTPRSQAKESRRQALLAAAATLFALHGFNRVSLEDLGAAAGVSGPAVYRHFQGKQAVLGDLLLTVSRELLEGGRRVVAETTDPPAALRRLVGFQVEFALGKPDVIRVQDRDFSNLSQKDQSEVRALQRNYVEIWVEVLALLHPGTDAAELRMRAHATFGLINSTPHSVRNHGRKIAPKTARPLLESMALAALTVDVPQAS; this is encoded by the coding sequence ATTGCCGGAACGCCCCGCAGCAAGGCGCAAACAGCCCCGGGAACGCCACGGAGCCAGGCGAAGGAGAGCCGCCGCCAGGCCCTGCTCGCCGCCGCCGCGACCCTCTTCGCCCTGCACGGGTTCAACCGCGTATCGCTGGAAGACCTGGGCGCCGCAGCCGGCGTCAGCGGCCCGGCCGTCTATCGCCACTTCCAGGGCAAGCAGGCGGTGTTGGGAGATCTGCTGCTGACCGTCAGCCGCGAGCTGCTCGAGGGCGGCCGGCGCGTCGTGGCCGAGACCACGGACCCCCCCGCAGCTCTCCGCAGGCTGGTGGGGTTCCAAGTGGAGTTTGCGCTGGGCAAGCCCGACGTGATCCGAGTGCAGGACCGGGATTTCAGCAACCTCAGCCAGAAGGACCAGTCCGAGGTACGGGCGCTGCAGCGGAACTACGTGGAGATTTGGGTGGAGGTCCTGGCGCTGCTGCATCCGGGCACCGACGCCGCCGAACTGCGGATGCGGGCCCACGCCACGTTCGGCCTGATCAACTCCACGCCGCACTCGGTGCGAAACCACGGACGCAAGATCGCGCCCAAAACGGCCCGGCCGCTTCTCGAGAGCATGGCGCTGGCGGCGCTCACGGTGGACGTTCCCCAGGCTTCCTGA
- a CDS encoding alpha-ketoacid dehydrogenase subunit beta: MTQMTFARAINSGLRKSLENDPKVILMGEDIGTLGGVFRVTDGLQKDFGTHRVVDTPLAESAIMGTAVGLAYRGYRPVVEIQFDGFIYPAFDQIVSQVAKLHYRTQGAVKMPITIRVPFGGGIGSPEHHSESPEAYFTHTSGLRVVSVSNPQDAHTVIQQAILSDDPVLYFEPKRRYHDKGEVDEGIDPRTALSMDTARVVTEGTDVTLVAYGPLVKTARDAATAAADEGISIEVIDLRSLAPVDYATVEASVRKTGRLVVTHEAAQSGGLGAEVAASITERCFYHLEAAPVRITGFDIPYPFSKLEMHHLPGLDRILDGVDRALGRPNSLSGLEG, encoded by the coding sequence ATGACCCAGATGACCTTTGCCCGTGCCATCAATTCCGGCCTGCGCAAATCCCTCGAAAATGATCCAAAAGTCATCCTCATGGGCGAGGACATCGGCACCCTCGGCGGCGTTTTCCGGGTGACCGACGGCCTCCAGAAAGACTTCGGCACCCACCGCGTGGTGGACACCCCGCTGGCCGAATCGGCCATCATGGGCACCGCTGTCGGCCTCGCCTACCGCGGATACCGCCCTGTCGTGGAGATCCAGTTCGACGGCTTCATCTACCCTGCTTTCGACCAGATCGTGAGCCAGGTGGCGAAGCTGCACTACCGCACACAGGGGGCCGTAAAGATGCCCATCACCATCCGCGTCCCGTTCGGGGGCGGCATCGGCTCGCCCGAGCACCACTCCGAATCGCCCGAGGCGTACTTTACGCATACTTCGGGGCTTCGCGTGGTCAGTGTCTCCAACCCGCAGGACGCACACACCGTGATCCAGCAGGCCATCCTGTCCGATGACCCTGTGCTCTACTTCGAACCCAAGCGCCGCTACCACGACAAGGGTGAAGTGGACGAGGGCATCGATCCGCGCACCGCGCTGTCGATGGACACCGCCCGCGTTGTAACGGAGGGCACGGACGTGACGCTGGTGGCCTACGGGCCGTTGGTGAAGACCGCCCGGGACGCGGCCACCGCCGCCGCCGACGAAGGCATTTCCATCGAGGTCATCGACCTGCGCTCGCTGGCACCCGTGGACTACGCCACCGTTGAAGCTTCCGTCCGGAAAACGGGCAGGCTGGTGGTCACCCATGAAGCCGCCCAGTCCGGTGGCCTGGGCGCCGAAGTTGCAGCCAGCATCACGGAGCGGTGCTTCTACCACCTCGAAGCCGCACCCGTCCGCATCACCGGGTTCGATATTCCCTACCCGTTCTCGAAGCTCGAAATGCACCATCTGCCCGGCCTGGACCGGATCCTCGACGGCGTGGACCGCGCCCTCGGACGCCCGAACTCCCTCAGCGGGCTGGAAGGATGA
- a CDS encoding dihydrolipoamide acetyltransferase family protein, translating into MIKEFRLPDLGEGLTESEILSWKVAVGDTVALNQVIAEVETAKAVVELPSPFAGVITALHEEPGTIVEVGKPIVSFEVADDGGASPSGATPGGAATAVAGAAKREPNLVGYGAVVESSGRPARQARNFTTPVAEPARGPVVEPGATTAGFPDRAREVRERVGGETLPVETEPVETRPVETLPVETRSADTAERPRSTPPVRKLAKDLGVELAAVAGTGAGGLITREDVRNFVGGGELPAPARHLSAVSDTASRAGLAVQGGREVRTPIKGVRKFTAAAMVASAFTAPHATEFLTVDVTPTMDLLAKLKASRAFSGYKLTPLTLVAKAVLIALRRNPSLNSRWEEASQEIVQFNYVNLGIAAATPRGLTVPNIKDADALSLMELSEALTGLTETARAGKTAPADLSGGTISITNIGVFGIDAGTPILNPGEAAILAMGAVRKMPWEFQDEVALRQVMTLSLSFDHRLVDGEQGSRFLADVGAILAEPGMVLTMV; encoded by the coding sequence ATGATCAAGGAATTCAGGCTCCCGGACCTCGGCGAAGGCCTCACTGAATCCGAAATCCTCAGCTGGAAAGTGGCCGTAGGGGACACCGTGGCCCTGAACCAGGTCATCGCCGAGGTGGAAACCGCAAAGGCCGTGGTGGAGCTGCCGTCACCCTTCGCGGGCGTGATCACTGCCCTCCATGAAGAGCCCGGAACAATCGTGGAGGTCGGCAAGCCGATTGTCTCCTTCGAGGTAGCGGACGACGGCGGCGCCTCGCCTTCCGGGGCTACGCCCGGCGGGGCGGCCACTGCTGTGGCGGGCGCCGCGAAACGCGAGCCGAACCTGGTGGGCTACGGCGCCGTCGTCGAAAGCTCCGGCCGTCCCGCCCGCCAGGCCCGCAACTTCACAACCCCGGTGGCTGAGCCTGCTCGTGGCCCGGTGGTTGAGCCTGGGGCCACGACCGCAGGGTTCCCTGACCGAGCTCGCGAGGTTAGGGAGCGGGTGGGGGGCGAAACGCTGCCTGTCGAAACCGAGCCGGTCGAAACGCGGCCTGTGGAAACTCTGCCCGTCGAAACCAGGTCCGCCGACACCGCTGAGCGCCCACGCTCCACGCCGCCGGTCCGGAAACTGGCCAAAGACCTCGGCGTCGAGCTGGCCGCGGTCGCGGGCACCGGAGCCGGCGGATTGATCACGCGGGAGGATGTCCGGAATTTTGTCGGCGGCGGGGAACTGCCGGCGCCGGCGCGCCATCTTTCCGCTGTATCGGACACGGCTTCCCGAGCGGGACTGGCAGTACAGGGCGGGCGGGAAGTCCGTACGCCCATCAAGGGGGTCCGCAAGTTCACGGCGGCCGCGATGGTGGCGAGCGCTTTCACGGCTCCCCATGCGACGGAATTCCTCACGGTGGATGTCACGCCCACCATGGACCTGCTCGCCAAGCTGAAGGCGAGCCGGGCCTTTTCCGGCTATAAGCTCACACCGCTGACGCTGGTGGCCAAGGCTGTGCTGATCGCGCTGCGGCGGAACCCGTCGCTGAATTCGCGGTGGGAGGAGGCAAGCCAGGAGATCGTGCAGTTCAACTATGTGAACCTGGGCATCGCGGCCGCGACTCCCCGCGGGCTCACCGTGCCGAACATCAAGGACGCGGATGCCCTGTCGCTGATGGAACTCTCCGAAGCCCTGACGGGGCTAACGGAGACGGCGCGGGCCGGCAAGACTGCCCCGGCCGACCTGTCCGGCGGCACTATCTCCATCACCAACATCGGGGTCTTCGGCATCGATGCGGGCACGCCCATCCTGAACCCCGGCGAGGCCGCCATCCTGGCCATGGGGGCCGTGCGGAAGATGCCGTGGGAATTCCAAGATGAGGTGGCCCTGCGCCAGGTCATGACGCTGAGCCTGTCCTTTGATCACCGCCTGGTGGATGGGGAGCAGGGCTCGCGGTTCCTCGCCGATGTTGGCGCCATCCTGGCTGAACCCGGCATGGTGCTCACGATGGTCTAG